The following are encoded together in the Brassica napus cultivar Da-Ae chromosome A9, Da-Ae, whole genome shotgun sequence genome:
- the LOC106404070 gene encoding disease resistance-like protein DSC1 has translation MEISTKFWKQAMRSLALSRRLDKLHQIVSPMESLPSSSAELDVFLSFRGFDTRNNFTGHLQKALRLRGIDSFIDDKLRRGDDLTALFDRIEHSKIAIIVFSKNYSNSAWCLRELVKILECRDRNQQLVIPIFYKVDKSELKNVPKKSFTEVKEEETSTWEAALTTAFNISGYVVNEFSTSEAKLVDEIAVDTFKKLNDLAPIGNEGLVGVDSRLGTLEKLLCCDDLDSVHVIGVIGMGGIGKTTLADCLYGRMRGQFDGSCFLTNIRENSSRSGLESLLQKLFSTLLNDRELEIGAPGNAHERFERRLKSKRLLIVLDDVNDEKQIRYLMGHSKWYQGGSRIIITTRDSKLVQAVKGRKYVLPKLNDREALKLFCLNAFNDSCPLKEFQGLTNMVLDYAKGHPLALKVLGSDLCERDNQYWEDKLDRLTSKSHGDIYEVLETSYEELSIEQKA, from the exons ATGGAGATATCTACGAAGTTCTGGAAACAAGCTATGAGGAGCTTAGCATTGAGCAGAAGGCTTGACAAATTGCATCAAATCGTCTCTCCAATGGAGTCTCTTCCTTCTTCCTCTGCAGAGCTCGACGTGTTTCTCAGTTTCAGAGGCTTTGACACACGCAACAACTTCACTGGCCATCTCCAAAAAGCCCTCCGCCTTAGAGGAATAGACTCCTTCATCGACGACAAACTCCGCCGAGGAGACGACCTCACTGCTCTTTTCGACAGAATTGAGCATTCAAAGATTGCCATCATAGTCTTCTCCAAGAACTACTCGAACTCCGCGTGGTGCCTCCGAGAGCTTGTTAAGATCCTAGAGTGCAGGGACAGAAACCAGCAGCTGGTGATACCAATCTTCTACAAAGTGGACAAGTCCGAATTAAAGAATGTTCCAAAGAAGAGTTTTACGGAAGTTAAGGAGGAAGAGACTTCAACGTGGGAAGCTGCACTGACCACAGCATTCAACATCTCCGGCTATGTAGTCAATGAGTTCAG TACGTCTGAAGCCAAACTTGTGGACGAGATTGCTGTTGACACATTCAAGAAACTGAATGATTTGGCCCCCATTGGCAACGAAGGTCTGGTGGGAGTAGACTCGCGTCTAGGGACTCTAGAAAAGCTTTTATGTTGCGATGACTTGGACTCTGTTCATGTCATTGGCGTTATTGGAATGGGCGGAATTGGTAAAACTACTCTTGCTGATTGCTTGTATGGACGAATGCGAGGCCAATTCGACGGTAGCTGCTTTCTTACAAACATCCGTGAAAACTCGAGTAGAAGCGGGTTAGAGTCTTTGCTGCAGAAACTCTTCTCTACATTACTTAATGATAGAGAGCTAGAGATTGGAGCTCCTGGAAATGCACATGAAAGATTTGAGCGTCGCCTTAAGAGCAAGAGGCTGCTTATTGTGCTTGATGATGTGAACGATGAGAAGCAGATAAGGTATCTTATGGGGCACTCCAAATGGTATCAGGGAGGAAGTAGAATCATCATAACTACTAGAGATAGTAAGCTAGTCCAGGCGGTCAAGGGTCGAAAATATGTGCTCCCTAAGTTGAATGATAGAGAAGCCCTGAAGCTCTTTTGCTTGAATGCATTTAACGACTCCTGCCCTTTAAAAGAGTTTCAAGGTTTGACAAATATGGTTCTGGATTATGCTAAGGGACACCCTTTGGCGCTTAAGGTGTTAGGGTCTGATCTTTGTGAGAGGGATAATCAGTACTGGGAAGATAAATTGGATAGGCTGACAAGCAAGTCACATGGAGATATCTACGAAGTTCTGGAAACAAGCTATGAGGAGCTTAGCATTGAGCAGAAGGCTTGA
- the LOC106404069 gene encoding disease resistance-like protein DSC1 — MESLPASYQELDVFLSFRGFDTRNNFTGHLQKALRLRGIDSFIDDKLRRGDDLTALFDRIEHSKIAIIVFSKNYSNSAWCLRELVKILECRDRNQQLVIPIFYKVDKSELKNVPKKSFTEVKEEETSTWEAALTTAFNISGYVVNEFSTSEAKLVDEIAVDTFKKLNDLAPIGNEGLVGVDSRLGTLEKLLCCDDLDSVHVIGVIGMGGIGKTTLADCLYGRMRGQFDGSCFLTNIRENSSRSGLESLLQKLFSTLLNDRELEIGAPGNAHERFERRLKSKRLLIVLDDVNDEKQIRYLMGHSKWYQGGSRIIITTRDSKLVQAVKGRKYVLPKLNDREALKLFCLNAFNDSCPLKEFQGVRV; from the exons ATGGAGTCTCTCCCTGCTTCATATCAAGAGCTCGACGTGTTTCTCAGTTTCAGAGGCTTTGACACACGCAACAACTTCACCGGCCATCTCCAAAAAGCCCTCCGCCTTAGAGGAATAGACTCCTTCATCGACGACAAACTCCGCCGAGGAGACGACCTCACTGCTCTTTTCGACAGAATTGAGCATTCAAAGATTGCCATCATAGTCTTCTCCAAGAACTACTCGAACTCCGCGTGGTGCCTCCGAGAGCTTGTTAAGATCCTAGAGTGCAGGGACAGAAACCAGCAGCTGGTGATACCAATCTTCTACAAAGTGGACAAGTCCGAATTAAAGAATGTTCCAAAGAAGAGTTTTACGGAAGTTAAGGAGGAAGAGACTTCAACGTGGGAAGCTGCACTGACCACAGCATTCAACATCTCCGGCTATGTAGTCAATGAGTTCAG TACGTCTGAAGCCAAACTTGTGGACGAGATTGCTGTTGACACATTCAAGAAACTGAATGATTTGGCCCCCATTGGCAACGAAGGTCTGGTGGGAGTAGACTCGCGTCTAGGGACTCTAGAAAAGCTTTTATGTTGCGATGACTTGGACTCTGTTCATGTCATTGGCGTTATTGGAATGGGCGGAATTGGTAAAACTACTCTTGCTGATTGCTTGTATGGACGAATGCGAGGCCAATTCGACGGTAGCTGCTTTCTTACAAACATCCGTGAAAACTCGAGTAGAAGCGGGTTAGAGTCTTTGCTGCAGAAACTCTTCTCTACATTACTTAATGATAGAGAGCTAGAGATTGGAGCTCCTGGAAATGCACATGAAAGATTTGAGCGTCGCCTTAAGAGCAAGAGGCTGCTTATTGTGCTTGATGATGTGAACGATGAGAAGCAGATAAGGTATCTTATGGGGCACTCCAAATGGTATCAGGGAGGAAGTAGAATCATCATAACTACTAGAGATAGTAAGCTAGTCCAGGCGGTCAAGGGTCGAAAATATGTGCTCCCTAAGTTGAATGATAGAGAAGCCCTGAAGCTCTTTTGCTTGAATGCATTTAACGACTCCTGCCCTTTAAAAGAGTTTCAAG GTGTTAGGGTCTGA
- the LOC106402945 gene encoding probable WRKY transcription factor 19, producing the protein MRQRRQLQIRGDRPSPLSVHKDSHKIKKPPPHREPVVVSSPKVIHTPLKDFRSVVPRLTGVDNSVLELEFISAFGPSASRGYQVVTIYRRGDISNDDFNKVVRRLTRNLNSVSDLSNSASEFSTPAAASSALKEYDVVLRYRRGCISNDNFITHLHAAFYRRGVSLREDIDEVDAVPECRVLIIFLTSTYVPSNLLNIVEQQSKNPRVVYPIFYGISPSDLISNSNYVRPFHQDEAKRWQAALEEITQMHGYILTDKSESDFIDEIVNDALEVLRSNYKKNIIGMDMQIKEILSLLCTESQDVRRIGIWGAVGIGKTAIAEEIFHRISVQYETCVFLKDLHKEVELKGYDAVREELLSKLLEVEPDVIRTSNIKMSFLRSRLQRKSALVVLDDVNDFRDVETFAEMLSYFGPRSRVIITSRNRHVFILSKTDHVYDVKPLEFPNSLHLLNPGIFQSGLSPELYKTLSLELVKFSNGNPQVLQFLSRSSREWKSLSKEIQKSSAIYIPGIFERSCCGLDENEKSIFLDIACFFRKMDKDDVAMLLDGCGFSAHIGFKNLVDKSLLTISHNTVDMLWFLQATGREIVRQESIDRPGHRSRLWNAEDIRDVFLDNTGTSAIEGLFLDMSQLKFDASPNVFDKMCNLRLLKFYFSELIENHGVSLPQGLEYLPTKLRLLHWEHYPISSLPQFFDPKNLIELNMPSSCVKKLWKGKKSLENLKKMRLSYSCQLTKLPRLTSAQNLELLDLEGCKSLVSISHSICYLKKLVSLNLKDCSNLESVPSTSDLEFLEVLNLSGCSKLENFPEISPNVKELYLGGTVIQEIPSAIKNLVLLEKLDLENSRRLVILPTSMCKLKHLETLNLSGCSSLEHFPDLSRKMKCLKSLDLCRTAIKELPSSISYLTALEEVRFVGCKSLVRLPDNAWSLRFKVEFRQIDTEKFSKLWNRLGWLKKVHIS; encoded by the exons ATGAGGCAGAGACGGCAGCTTCAGATCCGTGGTGATCGTCCTTCACCTCTCAGTGTCCACAAAGACTCCCACAAGATTAAGAAACCTCCTCCTCATCGAGAGCCGGTGGTGGTCTCCTCGCCCAAGGTCATACACACCCCATTGAAGGATTTCAGAAGCGTCGTCCCCCGACTCACCGGGGTTGACAACTCTGTTTTGGAATTAGAATTCATTTCCGCCTTTGGACCATCTGCCTCGAGAGGTTATCAAGTCGTAACTATATACAGGAGAGGTGACATAAGCAATGATGATTTCAATAAGGTCGTCAGGCGACTCACAAGGAATCTTAACTCTGTTTCAGACCTTAGCAACTCTGCCTCTGAGTTTAGCACACCTGCTGCTGCATCATCCGCCTTGAAAGAATATGATGTCGTTTTGAGATACAGAAGAGGTTGCATAAGCAACGACAATTTCATCACCCATCTTCATGCAGCCTTCTACCGGAGAGGGGTCTCTCTCCGTGAAGACATCGATGAAGTGGACGCAGTTCCAGAATGTAGGGTTTTGATCATATTCTTAACCAGCACATACGTCCCTTCCAACCTCTTAAACATTGTTGAACAACAAAGTAAAAACCCTCGAGTGGTTTATCCGATTTTTTATGGAATATCACCATCTGATTTGATCAGTAACAGCAATTATGTGAGACCTTTTCACCAAGACGAGGCAAAAAGGTGGCAGGCTGCTTTGGAGGAAATAACTCAGATGCATGGCTACATATTGACAGATAA GTCCGAGTCTGACTTTATAGACGAGATTGTCAATGATGCTTTGGAGGTGCTACGTTCCAACTATAAGAAGAATATTATTGGGATGGATATGCAGATAAAGGAGATCCTGTCACTGTTATGCACTGAGTCTCAAGATGTTCGCCGCATAGGTATATGGGGTGCGGTTGGTATAGGAAAAACAGCCATTGCTGAAGAAATTTTCCATAGAATCTCTGTCCAATATGAGACTTGTGTCTTCCTCAAGGATCTCCATAAAGAAGTCGAGCTAAAAGGGTACGATGCTGTGAGGGAGGAACTATTGTCTAAACTTTTAGAGGTAGAACCAGATGTCATACGTACTTCAAACATTAAAATGAGTTTCTTGAGGAGCAGGCTTCAGCGTAAAAGTGCCCTCGTAGTTCTCGACGATGTGAATGATTTCAGGGATGTTGAAACCTTCGCAGAGATGCTTAGCTATTTTGGTCCAAGAAGCAGAGTAATCATAACGTCTAGGAACAGACATGTTTTTATACTATCCAAAACCGATCATGTCTATGATGTCAAGCCATTAGAATTTCCTAACTCTCTACATCTTCTGAACCCCGGAATATTTCAGAGTGGTCTGTCACCCGAGCTTTACAAGACATTGTCACTTGAGCTGGTCAAATTCTCAAATGGAAATCCTCAGGTTCTTCAGTTCTTAAGCAGATCCAGCAGAGAATGGAAAAGTTTATCCAAAGAAATTCAAAAATCTTCAGCCATTTACATTCCAGGTATATTCGAAAGAAGCTGTTGTGGGCTTGATGAAAACGAAAAGAGTATATTTTTAGACATTGCATGTTTCTTTAGAAAGATGGATAAAGACGACGTTGCAATGTTGCTTGATGGATGTGGTTTCTCTGCACATATTGGGTTTAAAAACCTTGTTGACAAATCACTGTTAACCATATCACACAATACGGTGGACATGCTCTGGTTCCTCCAGGCAACAGGCCGAGAAATTGTTCGCCAAGAATCTATTGACAGGCCAGGACACCGCAGCAGGTTGTGGAATGCTGAAGATATTAGAGACGTATTCCTAGACAACACT GGCACGTCAGCTATTGAAGGGCTTTTCCTCGACATGTCGCAGCTGAAATTCGATGCAAGTCCCAATGTATTCGACAAAATGTGTAATCTTAGACTGTTAAAGTTTTATTTCTCCGAGTTGATAGAGAACCATGGAGTGTCTTTACCTCAAGGTCTTGAATACTTGCCGACCAAGCTAAGGCTTCTGCACTGGGAACACTATCCTATAAGCTCATTGCCGCAATTTTTTGATCCGAAGAACCTCATAGAGCTTAACATGCCAAGTAGTTGTGTGAAGAAACTTTGGAAAGGCAAAAAG AGTCTGGAAAACCTTAAAAAGATGAGACTCAGCTACTCCTGCCAATTAACAAAGCTTCCAAGACTTACAAGTGCGCAAAACCTCGAGCTTCTTGATCTTGAAGGTTGCAAGAGTTTGGTGAGCATTAGCCACTCTATCTGTTATCTTAAAAAGCTTGTTTCTCTGAATCTGAAGGACTGCTCGAATCTGGAGAGTGTACCATCTACAAGTGATTTAGAGTTTCTTGAGGTCTTGAATCTTTCTGGCTGCTCGAAGCTAGAGAATTTTCCGGAGATCTCACCAAATGTGAAAGAATTGTACTTGGGTGGGACTGTAATACAAGAAATACCATCTGCGATCAAGAACTTGGTACTTCTTGAAAAACTTGACCTGGAAAACAGCAGACGCCTCGTGATTCTTCCAACGAGCATGTGCAAGTTAAAGCATCTCGAAACGCTGAATCTGTCAGGCTGCTCAAGCCTTGAGCATTTTCCAGACTTGTCTAGAAAGATGAAATGCTTAAAGTCTCTGGATTTGTGCAGGACGGCCATTAAAGAGCTACCCTCCTCCATTTCATATCTGACTGCTCTTGAAGAAGTAAGATTTGTGGGATGCAAGAGCCTCGTAAGATTGCCTGACAACGCCTGGAGCCTAAGATTCAAGGTTGAATTTCGCCAGATTGATACGGAGAAGTTTTCGAAACTGTGGAATAGATTAGGTTGGCTCAAAAAAGTTCACATCTCCTAG